One window of Gymnogyps californianus isolate 813 chromosome 10, ASM1813914v2, whole genome shotgun sequence genomic DNA carries:
- the PTMA gene encoding prothymosin alpha isoform X2 → MSDTAVDTSAEISAKDLKEKKEVVEETENGRDAPANGNANEENGEQEADNEVDEEEEEGGEEEDEEEEGDGEEEDGDEDDEAEGATGKRAAEDDEDDDVDPKKQKTDEDD, encoded by the exons ATGTCCGACACGGCCGTGGACACCAGCGCCGAGATCTCCGCCAAG gatctaaaagagaagaaggaagttgttgaagaaacagaaaatggcaGGGATGCACCGGCCAATGGCAACGCT AACGAGGAAAACGGAGAGCAGGAGGCTGACAACGAAGTAGAcgaagaggaagaggaaggtggtGAGGAAGAGGACGAGGAGGAAGAGGGTGATG gtgaggaagaggatggtGATGAAGATGACGAAGCTGAGGGAGCCACAGGCAAACGGGCAGCTGAGGACGATGAG GACGACGACGTCGATCCCAAGAAGCAGAAAACCGATGAAGATGACTAG
- the PTMA gene encoding prothymosin alpha isoform X3, with protein sequence MSDTAVDTSAEISAKDLKEKKEVVEETENGRDAPANGNAENEENGEQEADNEVDEEEEEGGEEEDEEEEGEEEDGDEDDEAEGATGKRAAEDDEDDDVDPKKQKTDEDD encoded by the exons ATGTCCGACACGGCCGTGGACACCAGCGCCGAGATCTCCGCCAAG gatctaaaagagaagaaggaagttgttgaagaaacagaaaatggcaGGGATGCACCGGCCAATGGCAACGCT GAGAACGAGGAAAACGGAGAGCAGGAGGCTGACAACGAAGTAGAcgaagaggaagaggaaggtggtGAGGAAGAGGACGAGGAGGAAGAGG gtgaggaagaggatggtGATGAAGATGACGAAGCTGAGGGAGCCACAGGCAAACGGGCAGCTGAGGACGATGAG GACGACGACGTCGATCCCAAGAAGCAGAAAACCGATGAAGATGACTAG
- the PTMA gene encoding prothymosin alpha isoform X1 has product MSDTAVDTSAEISAKDLKEKKEVVEETENGRDAPANGNAENEENGEQEADNEVDEEEEEGGEEEDEEEEGDGEEEDGDEDDEAEGATGKRAAEDDEDDDVDPKKQKTDEDD; this is encoded by the exons ATGTCCGACACGGCCGTGGACACCAGCGCCGAGATCTCCGCCAAG gatctaaaagagaagaaggaagttgttgaagaaacagaaaatggcaGGGATGCACCGGCCAATGGCAACGCT GAGAACGAGGAAAACGGAGAGCAGGAGGCTGACAACGAAGTAGAcgaagaggaagaggaaggtggtGAGGAAGAGGACGAGGAGGAAGAGGGTGATG gtgaggaagaggatggtGATGAAGATGACGAAGCTGAGGGAGCCACAGGCAAACGGGCAGCTGAGGACGATGAG GACGACGACGTCGATCCCAAGAAGCAGAAAACCGATGAAGATGACTAG